From Lolium perenne isolate Kyuss_39 chromosome 5, Kyuss_2.0, whole genome shotgun sequence, a single genomic window includes:
- the LOC127319716 gene encoding uncharacterized protein, with protein MMNIIASLFTFNGDLAGLRNPSIFSWQILRFFVREVIFCKVSPWGQAVRKINGSAQLVDESDIKIMRQARRTLNCLESGYMQGLHGNPSMVSMCMVCLMLAFYG; from the exons ATGATGAATATTATTGCGTCACTCTTCACCTtcaacggtgacctcgctggactcaG GAACCCCAGTATTTTTTCATGGCAGATTCTTCGATTCTTTGTTCGTGAGGTGATATTTTGTAA GGTTTCACCATGGGGGCAGGCAGTGAGAAAAATCAACGGCTCGGCTCAGTTGGTAGATGAATCCGATATAAA GATCATGCGCCAAGCAAGGCGCACCCTAAATTGTTTGGAGAGTGGGTATATGCAAG GTTTACATGGCAATCCTTCCATGGTTTCGATGTGTATGGTTTGTCTGATGCTTGCGTTTTATGGATGA
- the LOC127319719 gene encoding putative F-box protein At1g47765, protein METPVAADIADDEPVQPADVLYEILLRVPAKPLCRFRAVCPSWRSLLCDPTFIAAHAARHPGPLIVVAMEDTYKDVKIMDISGNVVKRLKSAQQCPTDIMWTHRDLVCLLGDDGHHRVLDPATGVTSFLPPRPIRAATQTTMYVVGWSAAAGKYKALTVGVTGGKQVCLVVTLGGDHGWGWRERGSPPAMVELSRGGKVAVVRGVAYFLTMFPKAMVDGFHDWIVAFDLEAEAWWPASIRSPMVPQDEPSHEFYVNLVEVNGHLVASINKPGRSTRVVELWFFMDPHKPLWTKRYTITLPTAIYVYESFGKPLHVLEDGKIVIWIWKYHPKYCGVPRVYDPLTETFTDGAATRVGHAVGGVYTGSLLRTVGALV, encoded by the coding sequence ATGGAGACCCCCGTCGCCGCTGATATTGCCGACGATGAGCCGGTCCAGCCCGCGGATGTTCTGTACGAGATTCTGCTGCGCGTCCCGGCCAAGCCGCTCTGCCGCTTCCGCGCGGTCTGCCCCTCGTGGCGGTCCCTCCTCTGCGACCCGACCTTCATCGCCGCCCACGCGGCCCGCCACCCAGGCCCGCTCATTGTCGTGGCCATGGAAGACACCTACAAGGACGTCAAGATCATGGACATATCCGGGAACGTCGTCAAGCGGTTAAAAAGCGCGCAGCAGTGCCCAACGGACATTATGTGGACGCACCGCGACCTGGTGTGCCTCCTAGGCGATGATGGGCACCACCGCGTGCTCGACCCGGCCACCGGCGTCACCTCTTTCTTGCCCCCTCGACCTATTCGGGCAGCGACGCAGACGACAATGTACGTAGTCGGCTGGTCCGCCGCCGCGGGAAAGTACAAGGCCCTGACCGTCGGCGTGACGGGTGGCAAGCAGGTCTGCCTTGTCGTCACCCTCGGAGGCGACCATGGGTGGGGGTGGAGGGAGAGAGGAAGCCCTCCAGCCATGGTCGAATTGAGCAGAGGCGGGAAAGTGGCCGTCGTTAGGGGGGTCGCCTACTTTTTGACGATGTTCCCCAAAGCCATGGTAGATGGATTTCACGATTGGATCGTCGCGTTCGACCTCGAGGCGGAGGCATGGTGGCCAGCTTCCATCCGGAGCCCAATGGTACCGCAAGACGAGCCGAGCCACGAATTCTACGTCAACTTGGTCGAGGTGAATGGTCATCTGGTGGCGTCTATCAATAAGCCTGGCCGCAGTACCCGCGTAGTAGAGTTGTGGTTTTTCATGGACCCCCACAAACCTCTTTGGACCAAGCGATATACCATCACCCTGCCAACCGCTATATATGTCTACGAGTCCTTCGGAAAGCCATTGCATGTGCTGGAAGACGGCAAGATCGTCATTTGGATCTGGAAATATCACCCCAAATACTGCGGGGTACCGCGGGTGTACGATCCACTTACGGAAACATTCACGGATGGGGCAGCAACAAGAGTTGGCCATGCTGTAGGAGGCGTGTACACAGGTTCCCTGTTGCGTACCGTAGGCGCCCTAGTGTAG